Proteins encoded within one genomic window of Tidjanibacter massiliensis:
- the cas2 gene encoding CRISPR-associated endonuclease Cas2 yields MWLFVFFDLPTNTKTERRHATQFRKALEKDGFSMMQYSVYVRHCPSKENMEVHLRRVQKSMPPAGYTSILSVTDKQYSEIRNYWGKSERARPEMPQQLEFF; encoded by the coding sequence CAATACCAAAACCGAGCGTCGTCATGCGACTCAGTTTCGCAAGGCCCTGGAGAAGGATGGCTTTTCGATGATGCAGTATTCGGTGTACGTGCGTCACTGCCCCTCGAAAGAGAATATGGAAGTACATCTCCGTCGGGTGCAGAAGTCGATGCCGCCTGCCGGATATACCAGTATCCTGAGCGTTACGGACAAACAGTACAGTGAGATTCGGAACTATTGGGGGAAAAGCGAACGGGCCCGGCCCGAGATGCCTCAGCAGCTGGAATTTTTTTGA